The genomic region TGTGGGTCAGTCTACTCTGGAATGAGGAAATCAGACGGAAAACAGGCGAGTTTGCTAGTGACtcaaaataaacaatacaaGACTAACTGCAAAAATGCATGCAATTAACTGCCATATATTTGGGCTTTCTTTGCAGGTTGCTATTAAATATGTGACAAAATACAGATGTGAACCTTATTTAAAACTGGTAAGTGACCACTGTACTTGGAGGAATGCTAAATGGCCATTTGCACAGTATATAATGAATTCCATCCACCTGCTATACGTTCCctgtttttaatatttaatattggACTTTCTGGAGTGAATGTATCATCATACTTGATTTGGTTTTTATCTGCTGCTGATTGTGTTGTATGTTGTTGAATGTTTTCTATGTTGTGGACTTTAATTTGGTGCTGGAAGTTTGCTTCCCTTTAGGGGCTCAGTAAGTCCTTGAAGTTTGAAGCCCTAGCAACCAACATCATGACCCTGCATCCCTGCATGCATATCATATCCACTGTGTTGCATCTCGCTAGCCTGGTGACAAACAAGCCTTGCCTCTGGAGGTGGCACTGATGCGCCTGGTCAGTCAGCCTCCAAACTGCCCCTACATCCTGCAGCTGGTGGACTGGTTCGAGGAGCCTGAGCAATTCATTCTGGTCCTGGAGAGGCCGTTCCCCTGCATGGACCTTTTCGACTTCACGGAGGTGTACGGGGGCAGACTGGATGAGTGCCTGGCACGCGTCGTCATGCTGCAGGTGATGCACGCGGTTTTGCACTGTTGCGAGCGAGGCATCCTGCACCGTGACATAAAGCTGGAGAACCTGCTGGTGCAGACGGACAGCCTGCGTGTCAAGCTAATCGACTTTGGCTGCGGCGACCTGCTGCGGGACACCATGTACCGAGACTTTGCTGGTCAGAGTTTACACTGGGTTTGAGGAAGAGGATGCACTTAACATCAACAACCCATCTGTGGTCATGTTAAGATAATCAGTTGACATAGTTAATTGCCTCCTGGGGGACTAATCTACCTTTGTGTTTGAGCATGAAAGCACTGAGGTTGTATATAGGGATGTGTACAATGAGAGACTGAGACCCCTTTAATAATGTATGCATTTGACGAAGAAGGCACTTAGGCAACAGACATACATCATAGCTCTGTTCAACCATTTGGTAGAGCACACCTTGTATCATCAACTCTTCATTAAAGCAGCATGTTTGGCAGTGTTAATATGGTCTCCAGGAGCAGAAGATGATTtttcccttgtttttttttgtcttggcgATTTAAAGGGTTAAAGGGATTAGCATGGTTTAGGTGCTAGCACTGAGGATGAGTGACCAGTCATTATATGCTTGCTAGGCACTGATGAGTATTGCCCCCCTGAGTGGCTTCTGGAGGGCAGGTACAGTGGCAGACCTGCCACCATCTGGTCCCTTGGCATCCTGCTCTTCAACATGGTCTGTGGAGACTTGCCCTTCAACAAACGATCAGCGATCATTGCTGGTCAGCTAAAATTCAAAAAAGGACTTTCTGAAggtcattattttatttatttattttttattattattattagtagtagtaatagtagtatgtagtagtagtagtagtagtagtagtagtgcaaTTTAGTAGTGCAATCGAGTATATCTCATTATGTCCCAGAGTCACAATACATCTAAATATCTAAGAATATATTAAATGTTAGGTCCCTGGTGATTGTAACACTGATGACTATGATGAAGTGTAGGCAAAgaatacattttgttttgtcttctctgaACTTAGAATGTAAGCATCTAATTGGGTGGTGCCTACACCCAGACCCAGCGAGGAGACCAGTCCTACAGCAGGTTCTTCTCCATGAGTGGATGACTGGATGGCAAACACCTTTACAATAGGTCCAGCCAGGAATGCCTGGAATCGACAAGAACAGGATGAAGTTTGTCCCTGCAAACAGGCTTTCAGTATATCCCCTCGACTCCATTATATTATACAGGACTGAATGAATACTACAATAaagttgaaagaaaaaaaatcagtgaaAGAGTTCAGGTGCGATTGTGTCTAGTCTAGACAAGTCTATGATTCCTTTGTACCCCATAACATGTTTGTATTTAAGCAACCCAACAACCtgtcttgtggttttttaaggaatcgcatttgagaaaactctggccgagttaccactgctatttcgagttcggaaagtcttc from Clupea harengus chromosome 25, Ch_v2.0.2, whole genome shotgun sequence harbors:
- the LOC105907519 gene encoding serine/threonine-protein kinase pim-3-like, encoding MHAINCHIFGLSLQVAIKYVTKYRCEPYLKLPGDKQALPLEVALMRLVSQPPNCPYILQLVDWFEEPEQFILVLERPFPCMDLFDFTEVYGGRLDECLARVVMLQVMHAVLHCCERGILHRDIKLENLLVQTDSLRVKLIDFGCGDLLRDTMYRDFAGTDEYCPPEWLLEGRYSGRPATIWSLGILLFNMVCGDLPFNKRSAIIAGQLKFKKGLSEECKHLIGWCLHPDPARRPVLQQVLLHEWMTGWQTPLQ